One genomic segment of Ipomoea triloba cultivar NCNSP0323 chromosome 9, ASM357664v1 includes these proteins:
- the LOC116029829 gene encoding uncharacterized protein LOC116029829, which yields MDLIAIQNGYFLVRFASVADYEHARFEGPWTVLDHCLAVKDWEPDFDPMRDQTQRLLVWVHFLCLPIEYYDYEFLMRVGDIIGTTRKVDHATSMASRGLFARVCVEVDITKPLLARFTLRNKMRTIEYEGLHLVCFRCGMVGHWKETCKLAQPQETEESPKTESGGTENTGDPTAEMRQGPTWKAADGKADNQGYRRFAGDKYGSWMIAMRKPRNFQNQGNHRKSNGRNSGVNGENSKGRSGGNQGGNGKNFNKEGFKIWDNSRYGVLDNLEDENEETNEEAFTEMDGTDGSTGTTLAGRETDNHTVVRGYEKGSRVEKTIINEEGSMIEVQHTQEEAGEHHQDPPDGGIPMDSGGNEDPMMDVEFTEGQSSEGAASSGFRRALLLLVNNVKANLIGLVEPRISGSAADRACRSFGFDNWIRVKAVGFSGGIWLLWRNNINVEVMATNPQFILTKVSKGNGTVGLVSFVYSNPSHHFRKKLWNSLSIDNFSLNEEWISVGDYNAVTCMEDVSNKDNFHNHRCAGMNHWIFKEGLIDMGFVGGRYTWTRGRDSSTFTGARLDRALCNLEWITKYPNTKVVHLPRVCSDHSPLLIDLGLSTEVQRSRTFHYQATWSSHPDFNNIISQCWNGDRTVRENISNMQATCANWSREIFGNIDRRKHKMLARIKGIQTIMDSKPHNGLIKLERKLRLEL from the exons ATGGATCTTATAGCTATACAAAATGGGTATTTTCTAGTCCGTTTCGCATCGGTGGCTGATTATGAACACGCAAGATTCGAAGGTCCATGGACGGTTTTAGATCACTGTCTTGCGGTTAAGGATTGGGAACCGGACTTTGATCCTATGCGTGATCAAACCCAGCGACTTCTGGTTTGGGTTCACTTTCTATGCTTACCAATCGAGTATTATGATTATGAGTTCTTGATGCGGGTGGGAGATATCATTGGAACAACAAGGAAGGTTGATCATGCGACAAGCATGGCATCTAGAGGACTCTTTGCGAGAGTGTGTGTAGAAGTTGACATAACAAAGCCCCTCCTCGCAAGGTTTACATTAAGGAATAAAATGAGAACGATCGAGTACGAAGGTCTCCATCTTGTGTGCTTCAGGTGTGGAATGGTGGGGCACTGGAAGGAGACTTGCAAACTGGCACAGCCGCAAGAAACAGAAGAGTCGCCTAAGACAGAGAGTGGTGGAACGGAGAACACCGGCGACCCAACGGCGGAGATGAGACAAGGCCCCACATGGAAAGCTGCTGATGGAAAGGCGGATAACCAGGGATACAGAAGATTTGCGGGAGACAAATATGGAAGCTGGATGATTGCGATGAGGAAACCAAGGAATTTCCAAAACCAGGGCAATCATAGAAAGTCTAACGGGAGAAATTCTGGTGTAAATGGAGAAAATTCAAAAGGAAGGTCTGGAGGGAATCAAGGAGGAAATGGTAAGAATTTCAATAAGGAAGGTTTCAAGATATGGGATAACTCGAGGTATGGGGTCTTGGACAACTTGGAGGACGAGAATGAGGAGACAAACGAAGAGGCTTTTACGGAGATGGACGGAACGGATGGTTCAACAGGAACCACTCTTGCCGGGAGAG AAACTGACAACCACACGGTGGTTCGAGGGTATGAGAAGGGGTCGAGGGTGGAGAAAACAATAATTAATGAAGAAGGTAGCATGATAGAAGTTCAACACACCCAGGAAGAGGCCGGAGAACACCACCAGGACCCACCGGATGGGGGTATTCCGATGGATAGCGGAGGAAATGAGGATCCTATGATGGATGTTGAGTTCACCGAGGGACAGTCCTCGGAG GGGGCTGCGTCTAGCGGGTTTAGACGAGCCCTTCTTCTCCTCGTTAATAATGTTAAGGCTAATTTGATTGGCCTGGTTGAACCTAGAATCTCCGGCAGTGCTGCGGATAGGGCATGCAGGAGCTTTGGTTTTGATAACTGGATTCGAGTTAAAGCGGTCGGCTTTAGCGGGGGCATTTGGCTTTTGTGGCGAAACAACATCAACGTGGAGGTCATGGCGACTAATCCGCAATTCATTCTAACCAAAGTTAGCAAAGGAAATGGGACGGTGGGGCTGGTTTCGTTCGTCTACAGCAACCCGTCACACCACTTCCGGAAAAAACTTTGGAACAGTTTATCTATTGATAATTTCTCCTTAAACGAAGAGTGGATTTCGGTAGGGGATTATAATGCAGTGACATGCATGGAAGATGTCAGCAACAAGGACAACTTCCATAATCACCGATGTGCAGGTATGAACCATTGGATTTTTAAAGAGGGCCTGATTGATATGGGCTTTGTTGGTGGCAGGTACACATGGACGAGAGGACGAGATAGCTCTACGTTCACGGGAGCAAGACTTGACCGTGCGCTTTGCAATTTAGAATGGATAACCAAGTACCCAAACACGAAGGTGGTTCACTTGCCGAGAGTGTGCTCAGACCATTCCCCTTTGCTCATTGACTTAGGCCTTTCAACAGAAGTACAGAGGAGTCGCACGTTTCACTACCAGGCTACATGGAGCAGTCATCCGGACTTCAACAATATAATCTCTCAATGCTGGAATGGAGATAGAACAGTGAGAGAGAACATTTCGAATATGCAGGCCACGTGTGCGAACTGGAGCAGAGAGATATTTGGAAACATAGACCGGAGGAAACACAAAATGTTAGCACGGATCAAGGGCATACAAACAATTATGGATAGCAAACCTCATAATGGTCTCATCAAGCTCGAGAGGAAATTACGATTGGAACTCTAA
- the LOC116028881 gene encoding perakine reductase-like yields the protein MANAAEMTTVKLGSQGLEVSRLGYGCMGLTGMYNNPVTEEEGIAIIKEAFNAGITFLDTADVYGANHSNEYLVGKALKHLPREKVQLATKFGMYRFEPTQVVVRGTPEYVRSCCEASLHRLQVDYIDLYYIHRIDTTIPIEETMGEMKKLVEEGKIKYVGLSEAHPDTIRRAHAVHPITAVQLEYSLWTRDIEEEIVQLCRELGIGIVPYGPVGRGLFGGKAVAESLPANSSLVKHPRFTGENFEKNKTIYFRLEELSKKQGCSPAQLALAWILQQGDDFVPIPGTTKIKNLHENIGSVKVKLTKEDLQKVSDAVPISEVAGPRVGEALLKCSYKFAITPPLK from the exons ATGGCGAACGCGGCAGAGATGACAACAGTCAAACTGGGAAGCCAAGGGCTAGAG GTTTCTAGATTGGGGTATGGATGTATGGGGTTAACTGGGATGTACAATAATCCAGTGACAGAGGAGGAAGGGATAGCAATTATCAAAGAGGCTTTCAATGCAGGAATCACATTTCTTGATACTGCTGATGTTTATGGGGCTAATCATTCTAACGAGTATTTGGTGGGAAAG GCATTAAAGCATTTGCCTAGAGAAAAAGTACAGCTAGCCACAAAGTTTGGGATGTACAGATTTGAACCCACTCAGGTTGTAGTGAGAGGTACTCCTGAATATGTTCGCTCCTGCTGTGAAGCTAGCTTGCACCGCCTTCAGGTTGACTATATTGATCTGTACTACATACATCGTATTGATACAACAATACCTATTGAGGAAACT ATGggagaaatgaagaaattagttgaagaaggaaaaataaaatatgttggCTTATCAGAAGCTCACCCAGACACAATAAGGAGGGCACATGCGGTTCATCCAATAACTGCTGTGCAACTCGAGTATTCCCTGTGGACACGAGACATTGAAGAGGAAATTGTACAGCTTTGCAG GGAACTAGGAATTGGGATTGTTCCATACGGCCCTGTTGGTCGTGGGCTTTTCGGTGGAAAGGCAGTTGCTGAGAGCTTGCCTGCTAACAGCTCCTTG GTAAAACATCCCAGGTTTACAGGTGAAAACTTTGAGAAGAACAAGACCATCTATTTTCGTTTGGAAGAACTATCTAAGAAACAAGGATGCTCACCTGCTCAACTTGCTCTTGCGTGGATTCTTCAACAGGGGGATGACTTTGTACCCATTCCTG GAACTACTAAGATAAAAAACCTTCACGAGAACATCGGCTCTGTGAAGGTAAAGCTCACGAAAGAAGATCTGCAAAAGGTTTCTGATGCTGTGCCTATCAGTGAAGTGGCAGGCCCGAGAGTCGGAGAGGCTCTACTCAAGTGCTCATACAAGTTTGCTATTACTCCTCCATTGAAGTAA